From Eleftheria terrae, the proteins below share one genomic window:
- a CDS encoding TRAP transporter small permease, translated as MRLAAIRRFIAAATAPLRRLAEGAMALGLAGMVLAVFVNVVLRYGFDTGIVFYEELSRLLFVWLVCIGAVLASGERKHLGFEMLTTRLRGLPARVCLWISRLGIAYILVLVAQGSWQQVQAGMNSFSTVIGYPLALAAAATLVMAVGMLAVLLVQSLPGGQDDEPPHNDTAVE; from the coding sequence ATGAGACTTGCTGCAATCCGCCGCTTCATCGCGGCAGCCACGGCGCCACTGCGGCGACTCGCGGAGGGCGCCATGGCGCTGGGCCTGGCCGGCATGGTGCTGGCGGTCTTCGTCAACGTGGTGCTGCGCTACGGGTTCGACACCGGCATCGTGTTCTATGAGGAGCTGTCGCGGCTCTTGTTCGTCTGGCTGGTCTGCATCGGCGCGGTGCTGGCCTCCGGCGAGCGCAAGCACCTCGGCTTCGAGATGCTGACCACCCGCCTGCGCGGGCTGCCGGCTCGCGTGTGCCTGTGGATCAGCCGGCTCGGCATTGCCTACATCCTGGTGCTGGTGGCGCAGGGATCTTGGCAGCAGGTACAGGCCGGCATGAACAGCTTCAGCACCGTCATCGGCTATCCGCTGGCCCTGGCCGCGGCTGCCACCCTGGTGATGGCCGTCGGCATGCTGGCCGTGCTGCTGGTGCAGTCGCTGCCCGGCGGGCAGGACGACGAGCCCCCGCACAACGACACCGCCGTGGAGTGA
- a CDS encoding gluconokinase, which translates to MMDSATQSAFPARALVVMGVAGCGKSSVGEAVARRLGWPLLEGDDFHSPESVAKMRAGIPLADADREGWLARLGAQLAAHPAGAVLTCSALRQRYRDLLRAAAPGLCFAFLDLDEATAYRRVAARPDHLFPPSLVASQFATLESPVGEPGVLRLDATAAIDKLADQVVVWLRPGHRGAATAR; encoded by the coding sequence ATGATGGATAGCGCTACCCAATCTGCTTTCCCTGCCCGCGCGCTGGTCGTGATGGGGGTGGCCGGTTGCGGCAAGTCCAGCGTGGGCGAGGCGGTGGCCCGCCGGCTTGGCTGGCCGCTGCTGGAAGGCGATGACTTCCATTCCCCGGAGAGCGTTGCCAAGATGCGCGCCGGCATTCCGCTCGCGGATGCCGACCGCGAAGGCTGGCTGGCGCGCCTTGGCGCCCAGCTGGCGGCCCACCCGGCAGGCGCGGTGCTGACGTGTTCGGCACTCAGACAGCGCTACCGCGACCTGCTTCGCGCAGCCGCCCCCGGCCTCTGCTTCGCCTTCCTCGATCTGGACGAGGCCACCGCATATCGCCGCGTTGCGGCCCGTCCCGATCATCTCTTCCCGCCCAGCCTGGTGGCGAGCCAGTTCGCCACGCTCGAATCGCCGGTGGGCGAGCCCGGGGTGCTGCGGCTCGATGCCACCGCGGCCATCGACAAGCTGGCCGACCAGGTGGTCGTCTGGTTGCGGCCCGGCCATCGGGGCGCTGCCACCGCACGCTGA
- a CDS encoding LacI family DNA-binding transcriptional regulator has product MNEPTRRRRSSGRVTLQDVAREAGVSPITASRALRKERGVGAELTARVEAAVQRLGYVPDPAARALASSRSTQVAVLVPLLSNALFVDLLEAVHRTLFPAGYQALIGVTHYDPQEEEQLLRSYLAHRPAGLLVTGFDRTEGARQLIHASGLPCVHLMEATDAPGVYCAGFSQLEAGMAITEHLLARGHRRIAFVAAQLDPRTLQRAEGYRRAMRRAGLYDARLELLCPEHSSIALGARLFEELVQTRSDVGAVFFCNDDLAQGGLLAAHRLGVAVPGQLAVAGFNDLAGSDQMIPPLTTVRTPRYEVGEAGARMLLQLMRGESPAASCVRLGYQVVVRESA; this is encoded by the coding sequence ATGAACGAACCGACGCGCCGCCGCCGCTCCAGCGGCCGGGTCACTTTGCAGGACGTGGCTCGCGAGGCGGGGGTGAGCCCCATTACCGCCTCACGGGCCCTGCGCAAGGAACGAGGGGTGGGCGCCGAGCTGACGGCCCGGGTCGAGGCGGCCGTGCAGCGGCTCGGGTATGTGCCCGACCCGGCGGCCCGGGCGCTCGCCTCGTCCCGCAGCACCCAGGTGGCGGTGCTGGTTCCGCTGCTGTCCAACGCCTTGTTCGTGGACCTGCTGGAGGCGGTGCATCGCACGCTCTTTCCGGCTGGCTATCAGGCCCTGATCGGTGTCACCCACTACGACCCGCAGGAAGAGGAGCAGTTGCTGCGCAGCTACCTGGCGCATCGGCCGGCCGGACTGCTGGTCACCGGGTTCGACCGCACCGAGGGCGCCCGCCAGCTGATCCATGCGAGCGGCCTGCCATGCGTGCACCTGATGGAGGCCACCGACGCGCCAGGGGTCTATTGCGCCGGCTTCTCCCAGCTGGAAGCCGGCATGGCGATCACCGAGCACCTGCTGGCGCGGGGCCACCGGCGCATCGCCTTCGTCGCCGCCCAGCTGGATCCGCGTACGCTGCAGCGGGCCGAGGGCTACCGCCGCGCAATGCGCCGCGCCGGCCTGTACGACGCGCGGCTGGAGTTGCTGTGCCCCGAGCATTCGTCGATCGCGCTCGGTGCTCGCCTGTTCGAGGAGCTGGTGCAGACACGCAGCGACGTGGGCGCCGTCTTCTTCTGCAATGACGACCTTGCGCAGGGGGGCCTGCTGGCGGCCCACCGCCTCGGTGTGGCAGTGCCGGGGCAGCTGGCAGTGGCGGGGTTCAACGACCTGGCCGGCAGCGACCAGATGATTCCGCCGTTGACGACCGTGCGCACGCCTCGCTACGAGGTGGGCGAGGCAGGGGCCCGCATGCTCTTGCAACTGATGCGCGGCGAGTCGCCCGCCGCCAGCTGCGTGCGGCTGGGCTACCAGGTGGTGGTGCGCGAGAGCGCCTGA
- a CDS encoding phasin family protein codes for MKTPATSDIAAAAAQTAQAASAATSQAAEQAAGQASKVEQRLSAGTSAALDQWAELGKAQLGAGLALAQSLVKGAQALRQVQLEAGQQAEQRYQEAQTRLSQARDVGDLFGLQAQLLRSHAESALQYWTSCFDAAHRTRAEAASTAAAALGDLQKAALSSAQQWAGRGASAAQGAVGESTRAWGGNGVAWPAPDAARSALSWATSAWDQWLSQANQWQRAAGQAGAEQRSVH; via the coding sequence ATGAAAACTCCCGCTACCTCCGATATCGCCGCAGCGGCCGCGCAAACCGCGCAGGCAGCCAGCGCTGCCACCAGCCAGGCCGCGGAACAGGCGGCCGGCCAGGCCTCGAAGGTCGAGCAGCGGCTGAGCGCTGGCACCAGCGCCGCGCTGGACCAATGGGCCGAGCTTGGCAAGGCGCAACTGGGCGCTGGCCTGGCGCTGGCGCAGTCCTTGGTGAAGGGCGCGCAGGCGCTGCGCCAGGTGCAACTGGAGGCGGGCCAGCAGGCCGAGCAGCGCTACCAGGAGGCGCAGACCCGGCTCAGCCAGGCGCGTGACGTCGGCGACCTGTTTGGGCTGCAGGCGCAGTTGCTGCGCTCCCACGCCGAAAGCGCGCTGCAGTACTGGACCAGCTGCTTCGACGCCGCCCACCGCACCCGTGCGGAGGCGGCCAGCACGGCGGCCGCGGCGCTGGGCGACCTGCAGAAGGCCGCCCTCAGCTCGGCACAACAGTGGGCCGGCCGGGGTGCCTCTGCGGCGCAGGGCGCGGTGGGCGAATCCACCCGTGCCTGGGGCGGCAACGGCGTGGCCTGGCCGGCGCCGGACGCCGCGCGCAGCGCCCTCAGCTGGGCCACGTCGGCCTGGGACCAATGGTTGTCGCAGGCCAACCAGTGGCAACGCGCCGCTGGCCAGGCAGGCGCCGAGCAGCGCTCGGTGCATTGA
- a CDS encoding alpha/beta hydrolase, with the protein MAMENHLPVPPDARPGISSPLQSEQLPLLYRWRPALPASTRRPLVILLHGAGGDEMSLAPLLEVLPRDIHVALPRAPVIAPQGGFAWYMLAETPHGLRPDADQAEAARVQLLQFIGQLRLAHPFDARQVYAAGFSQGAVLAASLGLTRPDKVAGIAILCGRILSQVKWQLAPDSQLSRLHAFLAHGGADEVIPSQFAVDAMHTLAEHRVRLLYRDYPGGHEISAQMARDFADWVAQRTALAYLQADH; encoded by the coding sequence ATGGCAATGGAGAACCACCTGCCCGTTCCGCCCGACGCCCGCCCGGGCATCAGCAGTCCGCTGCAATCGGAGCAGCTGCCGCTGCTGTATCGCTGGCGCCCGGCCCTGCCGGCCTCCACCCGGCGTCCGCTGGTGATCCTGCTGCACGGCGCCGGCGGCGACGAGATGAGCCTGGCCCCGCTGCTGGAGGTGCTGCCCCGCGACATCCATGTGGCCCTGCCCCGGGCGCCCGTGATCGCGCCGCAGGGCGGCTTTGCCTGGTACATGCTGGCAGAGACACCGCACGGCCTGCGGCCCGACGCGGACCAGGCGGAAGCCGCCCGTGTGCAGTTGCTCCAGTTCATCGGCCAGCTGCGCCTGGCCCATCCCTTCGACGCCCGCCAGGTCTATGCCGCGGGCTTCAGCCAGGGCGCGGTGCTGGCCGCCAGCCTGGGTCTGACCCGCCCGGACAAGGTGGCCGGCATTGCCATCCTCTGTGGGCGCATCCTCTCCCAGGTGAAGTGGCAGCTCGCACCCGACTCGCAGTTGTCGCGCCTGCATGCCTTCCTTGCACATGGAGGGGCGGACGAGGTGATCCCGTCCCAGTTCGCGGTCGATGCCATGCACACGCTGGCAGAACATCGCGTCAGGCTGCTGTACCGGGACTACCCCGGCGGGCATGAAATTTCGGCCCAAATGGCCCGCGACTTCGCTGACTGGGTGGCACAACGGACCGCCCTGGCCTATCTCCAGGCCGACCACTGA
- a CDS encoding DUF1513 domain-containing protein — MWKRRDWMVAALALAAGSVEARRLTEPAPRLAATWATDDGHQVGIVGLAGSTAVIEARLDVPTRAHGLWAEAGGTLLTVARRPGDWLLRWRRDGRALAWAWIEPDRAFNGHVLASPDGRTLYTTESDLQSGQGLIGVRDAASLQKRAEWPTHGCDPHELLWDRDGRLVVANGGIATRPETGRQKLDLAHMDSSLVRLEPARGELLSQWRLDDQRLSLRHLARLDDGRFGIALQAEHDEAGRKQAAPVLALFDGRSLRTADVPDGSPLQGYGGDIAAWDDGFAVSCPRAACVALWRHDGRFAGRLALDEACALASRRGRLWTGGREAVLDLHTAQLGQPSARPLGEALRLDNHWVPLPAR, encoded by the coding sequence ATGTGGAAGCGACGCGACTGGATGGTCGCCGCCCTCGCCCTGGCGGCCGGTAGCGTGGAAGCCCGCCGCCTTACCGAGCCCGCACCGCGGCTCGCCGCCACCTGGGCCACCGACGACGGCCACCAGGTCGGCATCGTCGGGCTGGCCGGCAGCACCGCGGTGATCGAAGCGCGGCTCGATGTGCCGACCCGGGCCCATGGGCTGTGGGCCGAAGCCGGCGGCACGCTGCTGACGGTGGCCAGGCGCCCCGGCGACTGGCTGCTGCGCTGGCGGCGCGACGGACGTGCGCTGGCCTGGGCCTGGATCGAGCCGGACCGCGCCTTCAACGGCCATGTGCTGGCCAGCCCTGACGGCCGCACCCTGTACACGACGGAAAGCGACTTGCAGAGTGGCCAAGGGCTGATCGGCGTGCGCGACGCCGCCAGCCTGCAAAAGCGCGCCGAGTGGCCCACCCATGGCTGCGACCCGCATGAGCTGCTGTGGGACCGTGACGGCCGCCTGGTCGTGGCCAACGGCGGCATCGCCACCCGCCCGGAGACCGGGCGGCAGAAGCTCGATCTGGCGCACATGGACTCCTCGCTGGTGCGTCTGGAGCCGGCGCGCGGCGAGTTGCTCTCGCAATGGCGGCTGGACGACCAGCGCCTCAGCCTGCGCCATCTGGCCCGCCTCGACGACGGCCGCTTCGGCATTGCGCTGCAGGCGGAGCACGACGAAGCCGGACGCAAGCAGGCGGCGCCCGTGCTCGCCCTGTTCGACGGGCGCAGCCTGCGCACGGCCGACGTGCCCGACGGCAGCCCGCTGCAGGGCTATGGCGGTGACATCGCCGCCTGGGACGACGGCTTTGCCGTCAGCTGTCCTCGTGCCGCCTGCGTGGCGCTGTGGCGACATGACGGCCGCTTCGCCGGGCGGCTCGCGCTGGACGAGGCCTGTGCGCTGGCCAGCCGCCGCGGCCGGCTCTGGACCGGCGGACGCGAGGCGGTGCTCGACCTGCACACCGCCCAGCTCGGGCAACCCAGCGCGCGGCCACTGGGCGAAGCGCTGCGCCTGGACAACCACTGGGTGCCGCTGCCGGCGCGCTGA
- a CDS encoding imelysin family protein — translation MRALLTAAALAVLGTTLPNAALAQAARPIVAVPYYTAVSFMQGLNEHWYAPRSEEFARQSAQLQPAVHALCEAAPNAAPAALQTARARWRDSALAWDRLSGVAAGALLARRSARQIDFTPTRPELIEKAIARAPEGAAGMERIGTPAKGLPALEWLLWQSRLAPATPACRYAEEVAADIAREADALARAYREAVATPDEAEQASAAMAEVVNQWVGGIERLRWQDLERPVRSAGQGGRQAAQFPRALSGATRQSWQARWEAVATLSAAPSGSTAPQPGKGLVPIETYLRGRGLNDVADRLAAGVGQADQALRQAGPQAPAGVLAAARTLGALKRLAEGSAAPALEVSIGFSDADGD, via the coding sequence ATGAGAGCCCTGCTGACGGCGGCCGCCCTGGCCGTGCTTGGCACCACCCTGCCGAATGCTGCGCTCGCCCAGGCGGCGCGCCCCATCGTTGCGGTGCCCTACTACACCGCGGTGTCCTTCATGCAGGGGTTGAACGAGCATTGGTATGCGCCGCGCTCGGAGGAATTCGCCCGCCAGAGCGCGCAGCTGCAGCCTGCCGTCCATGCCCTGTGCGAGGCCGCACCGAACGCCGCCCCAGCTGCCTTGCAGACGGCGCGAGCGCGGTGGCGCGACAGTGCCCTGGCCTGGGACCGGCTCTCGGGCGTCGCGGCAGGTGCCCTGCTGGCCCGCCGCTCGGCGCGCCAGATTGACTTCACGCCCACGCGGCCCGAGCTGATCGAGAAGGCCATCGCGCGGGCACCGGAAGGTGCCGCTGGCATGGAGCGCATCGGCACGCCAGCCAAGGGATTGCCGGCGCTCGAATGGCTGCTGTGGCAGTCGCGGCTGGCACCCGCCACGCCGGCTTGCCGCTATGCCGAGGAGGTGGCTGCCGATATTGCGCGCGAGGCGGACGCCCTGGCGCGCGCCTACCGCGAGGCGGTCGCCACGCCGGACGAAGCGGAGCAGGCGTCCGCCGCGATGGCGGAAGTCGTCAATCAGTGGGTGGGCGGCATCGAGCGCCTGCGCTGGCAAGACCTGGAGCGTCCGGTGCGCAGCGCCGGCCAGGGCGGCCGGCAGGCCGCGCAGTTCCCGCGTGCATTGAGCGGTGCCACTCGCCAGAGCTGGCAGGCCCGCTGGGAGGCCGTGGCCACGCTGTCGGCCGCGCCGTCTGGCAGCACGGCGCCGCAGCCAGGCAAGGGCCTGGTGCCGATCGAAACCTACCTGCGCGGGCGCGGCTTGAACGACGTGGCCGACCGCCTCGCGGCTGGCGTGGGGCAGGCCGATCAGGCCCTGCGCCAGGCCGGCCCCCAGGCGCCGGCTGGTGTGCTGGCCGCGGCCAGGACGCTGGGCGCGCTCAAGCGGCTGGCGGAAGGCAGCGCAGCGCCGGCGCTCGAAGTGAGCATCGGCTTCTCGGACGCCGACGGAGACTGA
- a CDS encoding di-heme oxidoredictase family protein yields the protein MPRIPPAWRRRAAAAAALLVLGGATLALQAQGSDDDPRGERTGGATTVFADGRNAFSFPAANLADEERTRFAIGNSFFRRNWVEAPASTTARDGLGPHFIARSCGGCHVQDGRGAPPDLRRGLGEQPVALLMRLSVPGRNEHGGPQPDPVYGDQLNNAAVQGVQPEAQVAIRYTPVQGRFADGTRYTLQQPHYRLRDLAYGPTAEGLMLSPRIAPQVIGVGLIEAIDEADILANAREQAAAGGPIKGQPNRVWDAPSQQLRIGRFGWKANVATIAHQTAAAFLGDMGITSSLFPDEACSQTQTDCRHAPRGAKGEGPEIDDKTLHDVVFYQATLAPPARRKADDRQVVRGQKLFHEAQCASCHRPSYVTGSSPFPSLGSTALQGQRIWPYTDLLLHDMGPGLADGRPDFEAGGRQWKTPPLWGIGLIRDVNGHQRLLHDGRARGVLEAILWHGGEAQASRDRVLKLSREDRAALVNFVESL from the coding sequence ATGCCTCGAATCCCCCCGGCCTGGCGGCGACGCGCCGCGGCCGCTGCCGCCCTGCTGGTGCTGGGCGGCGCCACCCTGGCGCTGCAGGCGCAGGGCAGCGACGACGATCCTCGCGGCGAGCGCACCGGCGGCGCCACCACCGTGTTCGCCGACGGGCGCAACGCCTTCTCCTTCCCCGCTGCCAACCTGGCCGATGAAGAGCGCACTCGCTTCGCCATCGGCAATTCCTTCTTCCGCCGCAACTGGGTCGAGGCGCCGGCCTCCACCACCGCTCGCGACGGGCTGGGGCCGCACTTCATCGCGCGCTCCTGCGGCGGCTGCCATGTGCAGGACGGACGCGGTGCGCCGCCTGACCTGCGGCGCGGCCTGGGCGAGCAGCCGGTGGCCTTGCTGATGCGGCTGTCGGTACCCGGCCGCAACGAGCATGGCGGCCCGCAGCCGGACCCGGTCTATGGCGATCAACTGAACAATGCCGCCGTGCAGGGCGTCCAGCCCGAGGCGCAGGTGGCGATCCGCTACACGCCGGTGCAGGGCCGCTTCGCCGACGGCACCCGCTACACGCTGCAGCAGCCTCACTACCGGCTGCGGGACCTGGCCTACGGCCCGACTGCCGAGGGCCTGATGTTGAGCCCGCGCATTGCGCCCCAGGTCATCGGCGTGGGCCTCATCGAGGCGATCGACGAGGCGGACATCCTCGCCAATGCCCGCGAGCAGGCGGCGGCCGGCGGCCCGATCAAGGGCCAGCCGAACCGGGTCTGGGACGCGCCGTCGCAGCAGCTGCGCATCGGCCGCTTCGGCTGGAAGGCCAATGTCGCCACCATTGCCCACCAGACGGCTGCGGCCTTCCTGGGCGACATGGGCATCACCTCGTCCCTTTTCCCCGACGAGGCCTGTTCGCAAACCCAGACCGACTGCCGCCACGCCCCCCGCGGCGCCAAGGGCGAGGGCCCGGAGATCGACGACAAGACGCTGCACGACGTCGTCTTCTACCAGGCCACGCTGGCACCGCCCGCGCGACGCAAGGCGGATGACCGGCAAGTGGTGCGTGGCCAGAAGCTGTTCCATGAGGCCCAGTGCGCAAGCTGCCACCGGCCCAGCTATGTGACGGGCAGCAGCCCGTTCCCGTCGCTCGGCAGCACGGCGCTGCAAGGCCAGAGGATCTGGCCCTACACCGACCTGCTGCTGCACGACATGGGCCCCGGCCTGGCAGACGGCCGGCCCGACTTCGAGGCCGGCGGCCGGCAGTGGAAAACGCCGCCGCTGTGGGGCATCGGACTGATCCGGGACGTCAACGGGCACCAGCGCCTGCTGCACGACGGCCGGGCGCGTGGGGTGCTGGAGGCCATCCTCTGGCACGGCGGTGAAGCACAGGCAAGCCGCGACCGGGTCCTGAAGCTCAGCCGCGAGGACCGCGCGGCGCTGGTCAACTTCGTGGAGTCGCTGTGA